One genomic segment of Chitinophaga sancti includes these proteins:
- a CDS encoding response regulator → MSQHIKPDVGPPSDTLYTHEGMNKSFILIIDDEPDICILLQLSLVKHGYNVKYVHSLTEGTQYLQQQQPDLLFLDIHLPDGSGLEALPGIKKKCPALPVVTISAYDNGMEKQKALKAGASYFLAKPFNVKSLDELMSNMLSR, encoded by the coding sequence ATGTCACAGCATATTAAACCGGATGTGGGACCCCCATCCGACACACTATATACGCATGAGGGGATGAACAAGTCATTTATTCTGATTATTGACGATGAACCGGATATCTGTATACTGCTACAGTTGAGTCTTGTTAAGCATGGATATAATGTAAAATATGTGCATTCACTCACGGAGGGAACGCAGTATTTGCAGCAGCAACAACCGGATTTGCTTTTCCTGGATATCCATCTGCCAGATGGGTCGGGATTGGAAGCATTACCTGGCATTAAGAAAAAATGCCCAGCCCTGCCAGTTGTCACCATTAGCGCTTATGATAATGGTATGGAAAAACAGAAAGCACTCAAGGCGGGTGCCAGTTACTTCCTCGCCAAGCCATTCAATGTAAAAAGTCTGGATGAGCTGATGAGTAACATGTTAAGCAGATAA
- a CDS encoding DEAD/DEAH box helicase has product MQNVYENILSALQIDALNEMQEASIKANQEADNVILLSDTGSGKTLGFLIPVLESLDKTVSGTQALIVVPSRELALQIENVWKNMRTGVKITCCYGGHKRETEENNLQEAPALIVGTPGRLGDHIRRENIKPETIKMLVLDEFDKSLELGFVDELEFILNGLTGLKKRLLTSATDTVEIPEFVNMENPVTLDFLSGEPAPALAIQYLESPEKDKLDTLFELVCKLGNRSTIIFCNHRDAVERTNSLLKDKGLVSVFYHGAMEQHEREAALAKFRNGSSNLLVTTDLAARGLDIPNIRYIIHYHLPTTEAIFTHRNGRTARMDASGTAILIIGPDEHLPDYISEEVNLISVEGDYEIPEKPKWTTFFIGAGKKDKVNKIDIVGFLSNRGELKKEDIGLIEVKDFYSFVAVRKSKASHVLNLIQNQKIKNKKVKIAIAK; this is encoded by the coding sequence ATGCAAAATGTATACGAAAATATCCTCTCTGCGCTCCAGATCGATGCGCTAAATGAGATGCAAGAGGCATCTATCAAGGCAAATCAGGAAGCAGACAATGTCATCCTGCTCTCAGACACCGGCTCTGGTAAGACCCTGGGCTTCTTAATACCTGTACTGGAATCACTGGACAAAACAGTATCCGGTACCCAGGCCCTGATCGTCGTGCCTTCCAGAGAACTGGCCCTTCAGATCGAAAATGTGTGGAAAAACATGCGTACAGGTGTAAAAATCACTTGCTGCTATGGTGGCCATAAGAGAGAGACGGAAGAAAATAATCTCCAGGAAGCACCTGCCCTCATAGTTGGTACCCCTGGCAGACTGGGAGACCACATCCGTAGGGAGAATATCAAACCTGAGACTATCAAAATGCTGGTACTGGACGAGTTTGACAAGTCGTTGGAACTGGGTTTTGTAGATGAACTGGAATTTATCCTCAACGGACTCACCGGACTGAAAAAGCGCCTGCTCACCTCCGCAACCGACACTGTAGAAATACCTGAATTTGTAAACATGGAAAATCCGGTAACCCTGGATTTCCTGAGTGGCGAACCCGCTCCTGCCCTGGCTATTCAATACCTGGAAAGTCCTGAAAAAGATAAACTTGACACCCTGTTCGAGCTTGTCTGCAAACTGGGTAACCGCTCTACCATCATCTTCTGTAACCACCGTGATGCTGTAGAGCGTACCAACTCCCTGCTTAAGGATAAGGGTCTGGTAAGCGTGTTCTATCATGGCGCCATGGAGCAACATGAAAGAGAAGCGGCTCTCGCCAAATTCAGAAATGGCTCCTCCAACCTCCTTGTCACTACCGACCTGGCAGCAAGAGGACTGGATATTCCAAACATCCGTTACATCATTCATTATCACCTGCCTACCACAGAGGCGATCTTCACCCATAGAAACGGTCGTACAGCCAGAATGGATGCCAGTGGCACCGCCATCCTGATCATTGGCCCTGATGAGCACCTGCCGGATTATATCTCCGAAGAGGTGAACCTGATCTCTGTAGAAGGTGATTATGAAATTCCTGAAAAACCAAAATGGACGACCTTCTTTATAGGTGCCGGTAAGAAGGACAAGGTGAATAAGATCGATATCGTAGGCTTCCTGAGCAACAGGGGTGAACTGAAGAAAGAAGATATCGGCTTAATTGAAGTGAAAGATTTCTACTCTTTTGTAGCGGTACGAAAGAGCAAGGCCAGTCATGTGCTGAACCTCATACAAAATCAAAAGATCAAGAATAAGAAAGTGAAAATAGCTATCGCTAAATAA
- a CDS encoding low affinity iron permease family protein, with protein MKAQQDNGNFFEKFSSKVSHITGSPGAFFLALLAIVIWGLTGPVFHYSDTWQLVINTGTTIITFLMVFVIQKSQNKDSKSLQLKLNELIAANKMASNRLIVVEDLSEEELDTLHKYYCKLAEETKKKMSMKESHSVEEAIENAEDKIEVDEKN; from the coding sequence ATGAAAGCGCAACAAGACAATGGAAATTTTTTTGAGAAATTTTCAAGTAAAGTCAGTCATATCACAGGTTCGCCGGGAGCGTTCTTTCTTGCTCTGTTAGCAATAGTTATATGGGGACTTACAGGGCCGGTATTTCATTATTCCGATACATGGCAGCTGGTCATCAATACGGGTACTACTATCATCACTTTTCTAATGGTGTTCGTAATACAAAAGTCACAGAATAAAGATTCCAAATCATTACAGTTAAAACTGAATGAATTAATTGCAGCCAATAAAATGGCGAGTAATCGCCTTATTGTGGTCGAAGATTTATCAGAAGAAGAACTGGATACCCTGCATAAATATTATTGCAAGCTGGCGGAGGAAACGAAAAAGAAGATGTCGATGAAAGAGTCACACTCTGTAGAAGAGGCAATCGAAAATGCAGAAGACAAGATAGAAGTGGATGAAAAAAATTAA
- a CDS encoding efflux RND transporter periplasmic adaptor subunit: MKKKRKTLYRVIIPLIVLVIIIWVLLASRRSEGIKVATEQAGYKDIIEVVSASGKIYPETEVKVSSDVSGEIVDLPVIEGDSVRKGQVLVKIYADVYGSMRDKANAALSQAQAQQANSAASLAAYKAKLDQNKLAYDRNKELFTQKVVSRSEFETAEGTYRSALADYNAAVEAVNSNRFAVASARASLTEANTNLNRTTIVAPMNGIVSLLPMKKGERVVGTAQMTGTEIMRIADLNTMEVQVDVGENDIPRVKYNDTAIIEVDAYNNRKFKGIVTQIASSSKNAATSTTTTTSSADQVTNYVVHIRILQESYQDLVTGKKPYPFRPGMSASVDIQTQRKNHVLSVPINAVTTREKDSTSRNDNSEIVFMLKPDKTVKQVPVTTGVQDDSYIEVLTGIKQGDTVVTAPYSAISKDLANDKKVKVVQKKDLFETTNK; this comes from the coding sequence ATGAAGAAAAAAAGAAAGACACTTTACAGAGTGATCATACCTCTTATTGTACTTGTCATTATTATTTGGGTCCTGCTGGCAAGCAGAAGATCTGAAGGTATTAAAGTCGCAACAGAACAAGCTGGTTACAAAGACATTATAGAAGTAGTGTCGGCCAGTGGCAAGATTTATCCAGAAACTGAAGTAAAGGTAAGCTCCGATGTATCCGGTGAAATTGTTGACCTTCCGGTCATAGAAGGAGACTCCGTTAGAAAAGGTCAGGTACTGGTAAAGATCTATGCAGATGTATACGGCTCTATGAGGGACAAAGCGAACGCTGCCCTGAGCCAGGCACAGGCGCAACAAGCCAATAGTGCTGCATCACTGGCCGCATACAAAGCCAAACTGGATCAGAACAAGCTGGCTTATGATCGTAATAAAGAACTGTTTACACAGAAAGTAGTTTCCCGCAGCGAGTTTGAAACTGCTGAAGGTACTTATCGCTCCGCCCTTGCAGATTACAATGCTGCTGTGGAGGCTGTAAATAGCAACCGCTTTGCAGTAGCCAGTGCGCGCGCTAGTTTAACAGAAGCAAATACCAACCTGAACAGAACTACGATCGTTGCTCCCATGAATGGTATCGTATCCCTGCTGCCAATGAAGAAAGGCGAGCGTGTGGTAGGTACCGCACAGATGACGGGTACTGAAATCATGCGTATTGCAGATCTGAATACCATGGAAGTGCAGGTAGATGTGGGAGAGAACGATATTCCCCGTGTAAAATATAATGATACCGCTATCATAGAAGTTGATGCCTATAATAACCGTAAGTTCAAAGGTATCGTAACCCAGATTGCCAGTTCCAGCAAAAATGCTGCGACAAGCACTACTACTACCACATCTTCTGCTGACCAGGTGACGAATTATGTAGTACATATTCGCATCCTGCAGGAAAGTTACCAGGATCTGGTCACTGGTAAAAAACCTTATCCTTTCCGCCCGGGTATGAGTGCTTCTGTAGATATTCAGACCCAGCGTAAAAATCATGTATTGTCTGTACCTATCAATGCGGTGACGACAAGAGAAAAGGATAGCACCAGCCGGAATGACAATAGCGAAATTGTCTTCATGCTGAAACCTGATAAGACAGTAAAGCAGGTACCTGTAACAACCGGTGTTCAGGATGATAGCTATATTGAAGTGCTGACAGGTATTAAACAGGGAGATACGGTTGTGACTGCCCCTTATTCAGCTATTTCGAAAGATCTGGCAAACGATAAGAAAGTGAAGGTGGTACAGAAGAAAGACCTGTTTGAAACGACAAATAAATAA
- a CDS encoding sigma-54 dependent transcriptional regulator, whose product MRNILIIDDEINICTLLSKFLGKHGFKVDTTMSGATALKMMKEKTFDLVLCDYRLKDTDGAQLLQDILQINPRTIVIIITGYTDVRVAVDMVKNGAYDYLSKPLYPDEILNLVHKAFAHMDSERERENSMPARTYNGSVGERPAAAAIADVQNGEMIDKSNKYVYGESAGARELIRQIKLVAPTDYSTIIFGETGTGKESVAHLIHHHSKRHSQPFVALDCGSLSKELAASELFGHEKGAFTGAINTKIGAFEQAHGGTLFLDEVANLSYDIQVALLRVIQEKVIRRVGNLKEIPIDVRIIVASNEKLSESVQKGRFREDLFHRFNEFTIYIPPLRERVEDLSLFVDAFMRQVEGELQKNCGKITHEVWDCFNRYNWPGNIRELKNVIRRACLLTPEHEDITLSTLPLEMKESFSQQPSYDEDHQVNMSGELISITNENDLKTVALQAEYNKIINVLKEVKYNKTKAAQLLNIDRKTLYNKLRLLNINY is encoded by the coding sequence ATGAGAAATATTCTGATTATAGACGATGAGATCAATATTTGTACACTGCTTAGTAAGTTTCTGGGCAAACACGGCTTCAAAGTAGATACTACTATGAGCGGTGCCACTGCGCTGAAAATGATGAAGGAGAAAACATTTGATCTGGTGTTGTGTGACTATCGTTTAAAGGATACAGATGGTGCTCAGTTATTACAGGACATATTGCAAATCAATCCCCGTACAATCGTGATCATCATCACCGGTTATACCGATGTAAGGGTCGCAGTAGATATGGTGAAAAATGGTGCTTATGATTATTTATCAAAACCATTGTATCCGGACGAAATCCTCAACCTTGTACATAAAGCCTTCGCGCACATGGATTCCGAACGCGAAAGGGAAAATTCTATGCCTGCCAGAACTTACAATGGCAGTGTAGGAGAAAGACCTGCCGCTGCTGCCATTGCAGATGTACAAAATGGAGAGATGATCGATAAGAGTAATAAATATGTATATGGGGAAAGTGCTGGTGCCCGCGAACTAATCCGCCAGATTAAGCTCGTAGCGCCTACCGATTATAGTACTATCATATTTGGTGAAACAGGTACGGGTAAAGAATCTGTTGCCCACCTCATTCACCACCATAGTAAACGTCATTCTCAACCTTTTGTAGCATTGGACTGTGGAAGCCTTTCGAAAGAACTGGCTGCAAGTGAATTGTTCGGTCACGAAAAAGGAGCCTTCACCGGTGCGATCAATACCAAGATCGGCGCCTTTGAACAGGCACATGGCGGTACGCTCTTCCTCGATGAAGTGGCAAACCTCTCTTACGATATACAGGTAGCCCTGCTGCGTGTGATCCAGGAAAAAGTGATCCGTCGTGTTGGTAACCTGAAGGAAATTCCGATTGATGTGCGCATCATCGTAGCGAGCAACGAGAAGCTGTCTGAATCTGTACAGAAAGGCCGTTTCCGTGAAGACCTTTTCCATCGCTTCAATGAGTTCACTATTTATATTCCGCCATTGCGTGAGAGAGTAGAAGATCTGTCTTTATTCGTAGATGCTTTCATGCGTCAGGTGGAAGGAGAACTGCAAAAGAACTGTGGTAAGATTACACATGAAGTATGGGATTGCTTCAACCGTTACAACTGGCCCGGTAATATCCGCGAACTGAAAAATGTGATTCGCCGTGCCTGCCTGTTAACACCGGAACATGAAGATATCACGCTGTCTACATTACCACTGGAAATGAAAGAATCATTCTCCCAACAACCATCTTATGATGAAGATCATCAGGTGAATATGTCAGGTGAATTGATTTCTATTACCAACGAAAATGATCTGAAAACAGTTGCATTGCAGGCTGAATACAATAAGATCATCAACGTACTCAAAGAGGTAAAATACAATAAAACGAAGGCCGCGCAGTTGTTGAATATTGACAGGAAAACCCTGTACAACAAGCTCCGGTTACTGAATATAAATTATTGA
- a CDS encoding NAD(P)H-dependent glycerol-3-phosphate dehydrogenase — protein sequence MKAGIIGSGSWATAMAKILTDNGRQINWWIRSEETIRYMQQRHHNKHYLTSVYFDTNLIQLSNDLEAVVAASDVLVLAVPSAFLEEVLLQLPTDALQGKKVINAIKGLVPGANQLINEYLEDIFNLPLDQYFTITGPCHAEEVANEKLSYLTFSGLEEDAAQQMADLFTNSYLQTIVNKDVIGVQLAAVLKNIYALGAGIAHGLDYGDNFLSVYITNCFREMQQFLETYSQDHTEPIIEHNYNASAYLGDLLVTCYSLHSRNRTFGNMIGKGYSVKSAQLELNMIAEGYYASKCLKEMNEQVGAYMPVAQAVFSILWQHQNAAEAFLALEKGFI from the coding sequence ATGAAAGCAGGAATCATTGGTAGCGGCAGCTGGGCTACAGCCATGGCCAAAATATTAACGGACAATGGCAGACAGATCAACTGGTGGATCAGAAGTGAAGAGACGATCCGTTATATGCAGCAACGCCACCACAATAAACATTATCTCACATCTGTATACTTTGATACCAATCTGATACAGTTGAGCAATGACCTGGAAGCTGTAGTGGCAGCCAGCGATGTACTTGTACTGGCGGTGCCTTCCGCCTTCCTGGAAGAAGTGCTTTTACAATTACCGACGGATGCCCTGCAAGGAAAAAAGGTGATCAACGCTATCAAAGGTCTGGTGCCTGGGGCTAACCAACTCATCAACGAATACCTCGAAGATATCTTCAATCTTCCTTTAGATCAATACTTTACTATCACGGGTCCCTGCCATGCAGAAGAGGTAGCCAATGAAAAGCTTTCTTATCTTACCTTCTCCGGTCTGGAAGAAGATGCTGCTCAGCAAATGGCGGATCTTTTTACAAATAGTTATTTACAGACCATTGTCAACAAAGACGTGATTGGTGTACAACTGGCGGCTGTATTAAAGAATATTTATGCATTGGGTGCCGGTATTGCCCATGGCCTGGACTATGGAGACAACTTTCTCAGTGTATATATCACAAACTGCTTCAGAGAGATGCAGCAGTTCCTGGAAACTTATAGTCAGGACCATACAGAACCTATAATAGAGCATAACTACAATGCCAGCGCCTACCTGGGCGATCTGCTGGTGACCTGCTATAGCCTCCATAGCCGTAATCGTACCTTTGGCAATATGATTGGTAAGGGATATAGCGTGAAGTCTGCACAGCTGGAGCTGAACATGATTGCCGAAGGGTACTATGCCAGTAAGTGTCTGAAAGAAATGAATGAGCAGGTGGGGGCATATATGCCTGTAGCACAGGCGGTATTTTCCATATTATGGCAGCACCAGAATGCTGCGGAAGCATTTCTGGCGCTGGAAAAAGGTTTTATTTAG
- a CDS encoding glycoside hydrolase domain-containing protein: MKRLAIYFLSLLPLAAAGQQSSQVNVFLGSSGDHGQMSPAASYPFSMLSIGPETYPSTHTGYEYLAKEFLGFTHNRMEGVGCQGCGGNLLVRPFLGDAPAKADLIKAAEKASPGYYTVAFENGIGASFTVYKNAGLHQYQFPAGKKGLFIDLGFAHVGRFVAEQHTINGNAVSGWIESRTTCSAGVYRIYYYLETEQGVTWDSTGNHQLIARVSNNTKLLNVRVALSAVGESYAKASISKGGFETLKTASDKDWNAMLGHIKVKGDAAREKLFYSLFYRSIQSPYVVSEPDGSYAATDGTLQKTTSKIYNGWAIWDNYRAQLPLLSIAFPGEYQDMMTSIAGLYAHGKKDMATLHEPSITVRTEHAEVVLLDAYRKGYKVDFKTIADSLEKEAANLDFAHPDKALESSYDLWAMSGIFNVLKNSRKATSYREQAANYKQYWTKDFQDLTRRDVDQMQARGLYQGTIWQYRWFVPFDIKGLIALCGGEANYIAQLDEFFGHDYYNHTNQPDLQAPFQYNMTTQPWKSQALVHKIAVDTMIQHYFNDNSRGIGSEIDVIYKNQPAAYARTMDDDAGTMSSWFVLVSAGIFPACIGEPVYYLNVPLFESVEWEWNGGKKFHVQVKNFGEKNVYIQQVLLNGKQIDRNWITQEEITKGGELTIVAGDKPNEKQGVDNIYLTK; the protein is encoded by the coding sequence ATGAAAAGGCTTGCCATATATTTCTTAAGCCTCCTGCCCTTGGCGGCAGCAGGTCAGCAAAGCAGTCAGGTGAATGTATTCCTTGGCTCATCCGGAGACCATGGGCAAATGTCCCCTGCAGCATCCTATCCTTTTAGTATGCTTAGCATAGGTCCGGAAACCTATCCATCTACCCACACCGGGTATGAGTATCTCGCAAAAGAATTTCTGGGTTTTACCCACAACCGTATGGAGGGCGTAGGCTGTCAGGGTTGTGGTGGAAACCTGCTGGTGCGCCCTTTCCTGGGTGATGCTCCTGCAAAAGCAGACCTGATTAAGGCCGCGGAAAAAGCTTCGCCTGGGTATTATACTGTGGCATTCGAAAATGGTATCGGTGCCTCATTTACCGTTTATAAAAATGCCGGCTTGCATCAGTACCAGTTTCCCGCAGGTAAAAAAGGTTTGTTCATTGATCTCGGTTTTGCACACGTAGGCCGCTTTGTGGCTGAGCAGCATACCATCAATGGCAATGCTGTAAGTGGATGGATTGAATCCCGCACTACCTGTAGCGCAGGCGTCTATCGCATTTACTACTACCTGGAAACAGAACAGGGCGTAACCTGGGACTCCACCGGCAATCACCAGCTGATTGCACGGGTGAGTAACAACACAAAGTTGCTCAATGTACGTGTGGCGCTTTCGGCAGTAGGTGAATCTTATGCAAAAGCATCGATCAGCAAAGGTGGCTTTGAAACCCTGAAAACAGCCAGTGACAAAGACTGGAATGCCATGCTGGGACACATCAAAGTGAAAGGTGATGCTGCCCGTGAGAAACTCTTTTATTCTTTATTCTATCGTTCTATTCAATCTCCTTATGTAGTATCAGAACCAGATGGCAGTTATGCAGCTACTGATGGTACGTTGCAAAAGACAACCAGCAAGATCTACAATGGCTGGGCAATCTGGGATAACTATCGTGCACAATTACCTTTGTTGTCTATCGCATTTCCTGGTGAGTACCAGGATATGATGACTTCTATTGCAGGCTTGTATGCACATGGTAAAAAAGATATGGCGACCCTGCATGAACCAAGCATCACGGTTCGTACTGAACATGCCGAAGTGGTGCTGCTGGATGCATATCGCAAAGGGTATAAAGTAGACTTTAAAACCATCGCTGATTCACTGGAAAAAGAAGCGGCGAATTTAGATTTTGCACATCCTGATAAAGCGCTGGAATCTTCTTATGACCTATGGGCAATGTCAGGCATCTTCAATGTGTTGAAGAACTCCCGGAAAGCAACTTCCTATCGTGAGCAGGCTGCTAATTACAAACAATACTGGACGAAAGATTTTCAGGACCTGACCCGTCGCGATGTAGATCAGATGCAGGCAAGAGGTTTGTACCAGGGCACTATCTGGCAGTATCGCTGGTTTGTACCTTTTGATATCAAAGGATTGATAGCGTTATGTGGTGGCGAAGCAAATTACATTGCACAGCTGGATGAATTCTTTGGTCATGATTATTACAACCATACCAATCAGCCGGATCTGCAGGCGCCTTTCCAGTACAATATGACTACACAGCCATGGAAGTCACAGGCACTTGTACATAAGATTGCAGTGGATACCATGATCCAGCATTACTTCAATGATAATAGTAGAGGCATAGGATCTGAAATTGATGTGATTTACAAGAACCAGCCTGCAGCTTATGCAAGAACGATGGATGATGATGCAGGAACAATGTCCAGCTGGTTTGTACTGGTATCTGCCGGTATTTTCCCGGCTTGTATCGGAGAACCTGTGTATTACCTGAATGTGCCTTTGTTCGAATCAGTTGAGTGGGAGTGGAATGGTGGAAAGAAATTCCATGTACAGGTAAAGAATTTTGGAGAGAAGAACGTGTACATCCAACAGGTGTTGCTAAACGGAAAGCAGATAGATCGAAACTGGATTACGCAGGAGGAGATCACAAAAGGAGGGGAGCTCACCATTGTAGCCGGTGATAAACCCAATGAGAAACAGGGGGTCGACAATATTTACCTCACGAAATAA
- a CDS encoding TolC family protein: MKLSKYPGCILAICLFFANTVATKAQDTWSLQRSVDYALANNIDIRQQVVQKRLAELTLHQSKMAQIPTLNGSLNGSYANGRNIDPNTNTFITSAVTSYSGVLSAGANLFNFFYQQNTIAANKYQYQAQDKLLEKARNDVAFNIATSFLQILLNTEQVHISEVQVKLTVDQLENTKKLVIAGSVPESNQADLESQLASDSVTLVNAQNQVIQSTLQMKALLNLSFDQPYVPQIPDNITEIPLPRLDEVDPEMVYSAATSNNPQMKADQLLIKSYEKSYAAYRAQMYPTLSASGQAYSSYANSAKNGEIISIRSVEDVNVGTVVVNGTTYDVTTKSYTYNTKYTTIPLGTQVSNNFKQTIGLSLNIPILNGWTYRTNAQKARLNIETQKLTMEKDNQKLRQDIYTAHANAVTSLQKFYAASRGVDASQKAFDFATKRFDLGLMNTIDYITTQSKLFNAQINKVSAQYDYIFKMKLLEFYRDQKITL, translated from the coding sequence ATGAAATTATCCAAGTACCCGGGATGTATCCTGGCAATTTGTTTATTCTTTGCTAACACTGTAGCAACTAAAGCACAGGATACCTGGAGCCTTCAGCGTTCCGTAGATTATGCCCTGGCTAATAACATAGATATCAGGCAGCAGGTCGTGCAAAAAAGACTGGCAGAACTGACGCTTCATCAAAGCAAGATGGCACAGATTCCTACCCTGAATGGATCTTTGAATGGCAGCTATGCCAACGGTCGTAATATTGACCCCAATACCAATACATTCATCACTTCAGCTGTTACTTCTTATAGCGGGGTTTTATCTGCAGGGGCTAACCTCTTTAATTTCTTCTACCAGCAGAACACAATTGCAGCTAATAAATATCAATATCAGGCACAGGATAAGTTGCTGGAGAAAGCAAGGAACGATGTCGCCTTTAATATTGCCACCTCATTTTTACAGATCCTGCTGAATACAGAACAGGTGCATATAAGTGAAGTACAGGTAAAACTCACCGTAGATCAGTTGGAGAATACCAAAAAACTGGTAATAGCGGGGTCCGTACCTGAGAGTAATCAGGCAGACCTTGAATCGCAGCTGGCTTCGGATAGTGTGACCCTGGTGAATGCCCAGAACCAGGTGATTCAATCTACCTTACAGATGAAGGCCTTGTTAAATTTGAGTTTTGATCAGCCATACGTACCACAGATACCAGATAATATTACTGAAATTCCGCTACCAAGACTGGATGAAGTAGATCCGGAGATGGTGTATAGTGCCGCCACTTCCAATAACCCACAGATGAAGGCCGATCAGCTGCTGATTAAATCTTATGAAAAATCCTATGCTGCTTACAGGGCACAGATGTATCCGACGTTATCTGCTTCAGGACAGGCTTATAGCAGCTATGCAAACAGTGCAAAGAATGGAGAAATTATCTCAATTAGATCTGTTGAAGATGTGAATGTCGGTACGGTGGTGGTAAATGGAACAACTTATGACGTAACGACTAAGTCGTACACCTATAATACGAAATATACTACAATCCCATTGGGTACCCAGGTTAGCAATAACTTTAAGCAAACGATTGGCTTGTCTCTCAACATTCCTATTTTAAATGGATGGACCTACCGCACCAATGCGCAGAAGGCAAGACTCAATATTGAAACGCAGAAACTGACCATGGAAAAGGATAACCAGAAACTTCGTCAGGATATCTACACTGCTCATGCAAATGCTGTTACCTCTTTGCAGAAGTTCTATGCAGCATCCAGGGGCGTAGACGCATCCCAGAAGGCATTTGATTTTGCCACTAAACGATTTGATCTGGGTTTAATGAATACGATTGATTATATTACTACACAAAGCAAATTGTTCAATGCGCAGATCAACAAAGTATCCGCGCAGTACGACTATATATTTAAAATGAAGCTTCTGGAGTTTTACAGGGACCAAAAAATAACGCTGTAG